A genomic region of Nitrospira sp. contains the following coding sequences:
- a CDS encoding Fe-S cluster protector protein — MAEVSCVTCGLTGEAITTPLFLGKLEAEIKAKVCTGCWKKWEGMRVMVINEYQVNLGDESGRELVRKQMKAFLKLGEQVDSSKVAENFRPPSS, encoded by the coding sequence ATGGCAGAGGTTTCTTGCGTGACATGCGGTCTGACCGGTGAGGCCATCACGACCCCCTTGTTTCTCGGCAAGCTTGAAGCAGAAATAAAAGCCAAGGTCTGCACAGGCTGCTGGAAGAAGTGGGAGGGCATGCGGGTGATGGTCATCAATGAATATCAAGTCAATCTCGGCGATGAGAGTGGCCGCGAACTGGTTCGCAAACAGATGAAAGCCTTCTTGAAGCTAGGAGAACAGGTCGATTCGTCAAAGGTTGCCGAGAACTTTCGCCCGCCGTCCAGCTGA
- a CDS encoding bifunctional nuclease family protein — protein sequence MITQMQVKGLMFDPYNNAYIVILRDEDQSEMLPIWVGKSEASSISLAIENVAPPRPMTHDLMKTYLDAFNAKVISVVITDLTEHTYFAKIHLTYADSEYTVDSRPSDAIALALRTQAPIFASESVIRKQSSEELGQWLENLKPEDFGKLDS from the coding sequence ATGATCACGCAGATGCAGGTCAAGGGGCTCATGTTTGACCCCTACAACAATGCGTATATCGTCATCCTCCGAGACGAGGATCAATCGGAAATGCTCCCGATCTGGGTCGGAAAATCGGAAGCCAGTTCGATCAGTCTGGCAATTGAGAATGTCGCCCCTCCCCGTCCTATGACTCACGACTTGATGAAGACCTACTTGGATGCGTTCAACGCCAAGGTCATTAGTGTGGTGATTACCGATCTCACAGAACATACGTATTTTGCCAAGATCCATTTGACCTACGCAGACTCAGAGTATACCGTCGATTCGCGTCCTAGCGACGCCATCGCCCTCGCGCTCCGGACCCAAGCTCCAATTTTTGCGAGTGAGTCCGTGATTCGAAAGCAGAGTTCGGAAGAACTCGGTCAGTGGCTGGAGAATTTAAAGCCAGAGGACTTCGGAAAATTAGACTCCTGA
- a CDS encoding bifunctional nuclease family protein, whose protein sequence is MEEHAPHTTEALIQLEVNRVVEDSTTDTRIVVLTRADGTSDLFMVWVGASEGESIRRALDTSTTPRPMSHDLIKSFGEHLGVRMERAVLTDVKSSTYYATVFLEHKGVVRTIDSRPSDAFALALRCQAPIYVTQDVWKRRTGQNLDAWLSKLETKNIGAQEV, encoded by the coding sequence ATGGAAGAGCACGCGCCTCACACGACCGAAGCCTTGATACAGCTTGAGGTCAATCGAGTGGTCGAAGACTCGACGACGGACACCAGAATCGTCGTGCTGACCCGAGCCGATGGCACGTCAGACCTGTTCATGGTATGGGTAGGTGCATCAGAGGGTGAATCGATTCGACGTGCCCTGGATACATCGACGACACCACGACCGATGAGCCACGATCTGATCAAGAGTTTCGGGGAGCACCTCGGCGTGAGGATGGAACGAGCCGTCCTCACGGACGTCAAGAGCAGTACCTATTATGCGACCGTCTTCCTCGAACATAAGGGAGTCGTACGCACCATCGACTCCAGGCCGAGCGACGCATTTGCATTGGCGCTCCGCTGCCAGGCGCCCATTTATGTGACGCAGGACGTGTGGAAACGACGCACCGGTCAGAATCTTGATGCGTGGCTGTCCAAGCTAGAAACAAAGAATATCGGAGCCCAAGAAGTCTAA
- the rplM gene encoding 50S ribosomal protein L13 produces MMTYFENPIQVKETWHLVNAEGKTLGRLAARVASILRGKHRPTFTPNVDMGDHVVIVNAEKIHLTGDKMDTKLYRRHSGYPGGLKTASAAHLFRKDPTQLLTKAIKGMLPKNPLGNGMARKLRVYVGSDHPHQAQCPEPISL; encoded by the coding sequence ATGATGACGTATTTCGAAAATCCAATTCAAGTGAAAGAAACCTGGCATCTGGTCAACGCCGAGGGGAAAACCCTGGGCCGGTTGGCGGCGCGAGTCGCAAGCATCTTACGGGGGAAACATCGCCCGACATTCACGCCGAATGTCGATATGGGTGATCATGTGGTCATCGTGAATGCGGAAAAGATTCATTTGACCGGTGACAAGATGGACACCAAACTCTACCGGCGCCATTCGGGGTATCCGGGAGGGTTGAAAACCGCTTCAGCCGCGCACCTATTCCGGAAGGACCCGACGCAGCTCCTGACCAAAGCGATCAAGGGCATGCTTCCCAAGAACCCGCTTGGCAATGGCATGGCGCGGAAGCTCCGTGTCTATGTCGGGTCTGATCATCCACATCAGGCTCAATGTCCTGAACCTATTTCTCTCTAG
- the rpsI gene encoding 30S ribosomal protein S9, which translates to MAVVTQYATGRRKCAVARAWVTGTAGDITVNEKPLEKAFPRLTLRQIIQLPLEMAGLMGKYSISATVYGGGPTGQAGALRHAIARALVAMTPATRSPLKKEGLLTRDSRVKERKKYGQKGARKRFQYSKR; encoded by the coding sequence ATGGCAGTGGTGACACAATACGCAACGGGGCGGAGAAAATGCGCAGTGGCCCGAGCCTGGGTCACTGGCACCGCAGGCGATATTACCGTGAACGAGAAACCATTGGAGAAGGCGTTTCCTCGTCTCACCCTCCGCCAAATTATCCAACTCCCGCTTGAAATGGCTGGCCTGATGGGCAAGTACTCCATCAGCGCGACCGTCTATGGCGGTGGACCAACCGGGCAAGCTGGCGCCCTCCGTCATGCCATCGCGCGAGCGCTCGTGGCGATGACTCCCGCAACTCGCAGCCCCCTGAAGAAGGAAGGGTTGCTCACGCGTGATTCACGCGTGAAGGAACGAAAGAAGTACGGACAGAAGGGCGCGCGCAAACGGTTCCAGTACTCCAAGCGCTAG
- a CDS encoding N-acetyl-gamma-glutamyl-phosphate reductase: MNKKFRIAIAGASGYAGAELVRLAAAHPYFTIAAVTSEKSAGQLVSSVFPSFKGILDHQFEALAPEALTERADAIFLALPHTKSLDPVAACIKAGKPVVDLSADYRLKDAGTYEKWYHTPHSHPHLLQDAVYGLPELHRSAIAQSRLVASPGCYPTAAVLQLAPLFANKLVQPETIVIDAKSGVSGAGRSPALPYHFPEAHESLEPYKIGQHRHIPEIEQELSGLMKAIGSVTVAFTPHLVPMNRGILSTAYCKLTKSLKLSDLQALYREQYKGERFIRLFEDVTPNPRYIKGTNYCDIGVYVDSRAGWVVTVAAVDNLVKGAAGQAIQAMNLMLGIPEETGLTAPGSYP, encoded by the coding sequence ATGAATAAAAAATTTCGAATCGCCATCGCAGGAGCCAGCGGATACGCCGGTGCGGAACTTGTTCGGCTTGCGGCAGCCCATCCCTATTTTACCATCGCCGCCGTGACATCTGAAAAGTCTGCGGGCCAGTTGGTTTCATCCGTGTTTCCAAGCTTCAAGGGAATCCTCGACCATCAATTTGAAGCCTTGGCACCGGAAGCCCTGACGGAGCGGGCGGATGCCATTTTTCTCGCCCTGCCGCATACAAAATCGCTGGACCCCGTTGCGGCCTGTATCAAGGCAGGCAAACCTGTCGTTGACCTCAGTGCCGATTATCGGCTGAAGGACGCCGGCACCTACGAGAAGTGGTATCACACGCCGCATAGCCATCCACATTTGCTCCAAGACGCCGTGTATGGGTTACCCGAACTCCATCGATCCGCGATTGCTCAGTCGAGACTGGTGGCTTCGCCTGGATGTTATCCTACTGCCGCAGTCCTCCAGTTGGCACCTCTCTTCGCAAACAAACTTGTGCAACCAGAGACGATTGTGATCGACGCAAAGTCTGGTGTTTCAGGAGCAGGACGGAGTCCGGCCCTGCCCTACCATTTTCCAGAAGCGCATGAATCCTTAGAGCCCTACAAAATCGGTCAACATCGCCATATTCCTGAAATCGAACAGGAACTGTCTGGACTCATGAAGGCAATCGGCTCCGTGACCGTAGCATTTACCCCGCATCTGGTCCCGATGAATCGAGGCATCCTAAGTACGGCCTACTGCAAACTGACGAAGAGCCTGAAACTGTCTGACCTTCAGGCCTTGTATCGAGAGCAGTACAAGGGAGAGCGGTTCATCCGACTCTTCGAAGACGTGACCCCTAATCCGCGTTACATTAAGGGCACAAACTATTGCGACATCGGCGTGTATGTGGATTCTCGGGCCGGATGGGTTGTCACCGTGGCAGCAGTGGACAATCTCGTCAAAGGGGCTGCCGGTCAGGCAATTCAAGCCATGAATCTCATGCTCGGTATTCCTGAGGAAACAGGGCTAACAGCTCCGGGCAGTTATCCATAA
- the argJ gene encoding bifunctional glutamate N-acetyltransferase/amino-acid acetyltransferase ArgJ produces the protein MKSKNLGITAPQGFQAAGIHCGIKKPGLLDLALCVSDVSGPIAGVFTKNRVAAAPVLLDRRHLRSHCGRAIIVNSGNANACTGEQGLVAAKTMATAVAQQLSIPVHQVFVGSTGVIGRVLPIDRITTSVPTLIARLSIAGGAQAAQAILTTDLKPKTVTVEGRIGGRVVTIGGMAKGSGMIHPNMATMLAYLTTDAAITPAALQQALKSATNQSFNCITVDGDTSTNDTVLCLANGLAKNRLIERDAKSHRDFERLLTDAAQELALMICRDGEGVTKVVTIRVQEASTTAAAKRVADTIATSNLVKTALFGEDANWGRIIAAIGRSGVAIDPHKVSVRFNDIVMVQRGVGTGLEAEHKIAHVFKRKEFTITVQLGQGQAHAHMWTTDLSYDYVRINASYRS, from the coding sequence ATGAAATCAAAGAATCTGGGTATCACGGCACCGCAGGGGTTTCAAGCTGCGGGAATCCATTGTGGGATCAAAAAGCCAGGCCTGCTCGATTTGGCTCTCTGCGTATCCGACGTCAGCGGGCCGATCGCCGGAGTATTCACAAAGAATCGCGTAGCGGCTGCACCAGTACTCCTGGATCGGCGCCATCTACGGTCTCATTGTGGGCGGGCGATCATCGTCAACAGCGGAAATGCCAATGCCTGCACGGGTGAACAAGGGCTCGTGGCGGCGAAGACGATGGCGACCGCCGTGGCCCAGCAGCTCTCCATTCCCGTGCATCAGGTATTCGTCGGTTCGACCGGTGTGATTGGTCGCGTGCTACCGATTGATCGCATCACCACATCCGTCCCAACCTTGATCGCACGTCTGAGTATTGCAGGAGGCGCTCAAGCCGCCCAGGCGATTTTAACCACGGACTTGAAGCCAAAAACCGTCACGGTAGAAGGGAGAATCGGCGGGCGCGTTGTCACCATCGGGGGCATGGCCAAAGGTTCGGGCATGATCCATCCTAATATGGCCACCATGCTGGCCTACTTAACAACCGATGCCGCGATTACTCCAGCTGCTCTCCAACAGGCGTTGAAATCGGCAACGAATCAATCCTTTAACTGCATTACGGTGGATGGTGATACCAGCACGAACGACACCGTTCTCTGTCTGGCAAATGGCCTGGCCAAAAACCGACTGATTGAACGAGATGCCAAGTCCCATCGTGACTTCGAGCGACTGCTCACTGATGCTGCACAGGAATTGGCTCTGATGATCTGTCGAGACGGCGAAGGGGTCACCAAGGTCGTCACGATTCGAGTACAGGAAGCCAGCACGACAGCAGCAGCAAAACGAGTTGCAGACACCATTGCGACATCAAATCTGGTCAAGACTGCGTTGTTTGGGGAGGATGCCAATTGGGGTAGGATCATCGCTGCGATCGGGCGATCGGGCGTTGCCATCGACCCACACAAAGTATCGGTTCGATTCAACGACATTGTCATGGTGCAACGCGGGGTAGGAACGGGGCTGGAGGCGGAGCACAAGATCGCACACGTCTTCAAACGGAAGGAGTTTACGATCACCGTCCAGCTTGGGCAGGGACAAGCTCATGCCCATATGTGGACAACAGACCTCTCGTATGACTATGTCCGGATTAACGCAAGCTATCGATCTTAG
- the rpsB gene encoding 30S ribosomal protein S2, with translation MGVVAIKELLEAGVHFGHQTNRWNPKMKRFLFGERSGIYIIDLQQTLVRMEQTYAFVRDLVAAGESVLFVGTKRQAAEILEEEAKRANMYFINQRWLGGMLTNFQTIRKSIDKMKKMETTLLNPSEHGLKKKEILLMQKDIAKLQKYLSGIKNMRGLPGAVFILDTRIEKIAVQEAKRLDIPVIAILDSNCDPDDITYPIPGNDDAIRSIKLITSKIADACIEGAHVKAQREEAEFQATPASGDRKPAMRVQNVPVA, from the coding sequence ATGGGAGTAGTAGCGATCAAGGAATTGTTAGAAGCCGGCGTTCATTTCGGGCACCAGACTAACCGCTGGAATCCCAAGATGAAGAGGTTTTTATTCGGTGAACGCAGCGGCATCTATATCATCGATCTTCAACAAACCCTCGTCCGGATGGAGCAGACCTATGCCTTCGTCCGAGACCTTGTGGCAGCGGGAGAGTCCGTCTTGTTCGTGGGCACAAAGCGGCAAGCTGCGGAAATCCTCGAAGAAGAAGCCAAGCGAGCCAACATGTATTTCATTAACCAGCGTTGGCTGGGTGGGATGTTGACCAACTTCCAGACCATCAGAAAAAGCATCGATAAGATGAAGAAGATGGAGACGACGTTGCTCAACCCCAGCGAGCATGGCCTCAAAAAGAAAGAAATCCTTCTCATGCAGAAGGACATCGCAAAGCTCCAAAAATATTTGTCCGGCATTAAGAACATGCGCGGCCTTCCAGGAGCGGTCTTTATTCTGGACACGAGAATTGAGAAAATTGCCGTGCAGGAAGCCAAGCGGCTCGACATTCCGGTCATCGCTATTTTGGACAGCAACTGCGACCCAGACGACATCACGTATCCAATTCCTGGAAATGACGACGCGATTCGCTCGATCAAGCTGATTACATCAAAAATTGCTGATGCCTGTATCGAGGGTGCGCATGTGAAAGCCCAACGCGAAGAAGCAGAGTTTCAAGCCACTCCAGCCAGCGGCGACAGAAAGCCTGCCATGCGCGTTCAAAATGTTCCCGTGGCGTAA
- the tsf gene encoding translation elongation factor Ts, with amino-acid sequence MAGSSQLVKELREKTGAGILDCQKALNENGNDVDKSIDYLRQKGLAAAAKKAGRETNQGLVHAYIHMGGKIGVLIEVNCETDFVARNEEFKAFVNDLALQVAAGKPSFVKREDIPADVVEKEKTIYEGQAREMGKPPAAWSKIVEGKLEKFYQESCLLEQSFIKDPAVTIKDLLALKISKIGENMNVSRFTRYQLGEA; translated from the coding sequence ATGGCAGGATCCAGTCAGCTCGTGAAAGAGCTTCGTGAGAAAACAGGCGCCGGCATTCTGGATTGTCAGAAAGCCCTCAATGAAAACGGGAATGACGTCGATAAATCCATTGACTATCTACGGCAAAAAGGACTTGCGGCGGCAGCCAAGAAAGCCGGGCGGGAAACCAACCAAGGGCTGGTTCATGCCTACATTCATATGGGTGGCAAGATCGGCGTCTTGATCGAGGTCAATTGCGAAACCGATTTCGTCGCACGGAATGAGGAATTCAAAGCATTCGTCAACGATCTTGCGCTTCAGGTGGCAGCCGGAAAGCCGTCATTCGTGAAGCGTGAAGATATTCCGGCTGATGTTGTTGAGAAAGAAAAAACGATCTACGAAGGGCAGGCCAGGGAAATGGGCAAGCCTCCCGCCGCATGGTCGAAGATCGTCGAAGGCAAACTTGAAAAGTTCTACCAGGAAAGTTGCCTCTTGGAACAATCCTTCATCAAAGACCCGGCCGTCACCATCAAGGACCTTCTCGCCCTGAAAATTTCTAAGATCGGCGAAAATATGAACGTCAGCCGGTTCACCCGTTATCAATTAGGCGAAGCATGA
- a CDS encoding UMP kinase, producing the protein MSSAKYQRLLLKVSGEMLAGEQGYGIQPSILENLAEEIASVVALDIQVAVVIGGGNIFRGIAASASGMERASADYMGMLATVLNALALQNALERVGIITRVQSAIEMRQLAEGYIRRRAIRHLEKSRVVIFAAGTGNPYFSTDTAAVLRAMEISAQVIMKGTKVDGIYDADPVTTPSAKKYERISFLSILNQKLKVMDSTAISLCMDNKLPLIVFNLKVKGNFKRVALGEQLGTLVTSCDH; encoded by the coding sequence ATGAGCTCTGCCAAATACCAGCGTCTCCTTCTGAAAGTCAGTGGGGAGATGTTAGCTGGTGAGCAGGGTTACGGCATCCAACCGTCCATTCTGGAAAACCTTGCGGAAGAAATTGCCTCCGTTGTTGCCCTTGACATTCAGGTGGCAGTCGTCATCGGCGGAGGCAATATTTTCCGTGGCATCGCGGCAAGCGCGTCCGGTATGGAACGAGCCTCGGCCGATTACATGGGAATGTTGGCGACCGTGCTCAATGCGCTGGCGCTCCAGAATGCGCTGGAGCGGGTCGGCATCATCACCCGCGTTCAATCCGCCATCGAAATGCGCCAGCTTGCAGAGGGGTACATCCGTCGAAGGGCAATCCGCCACCTAGAAAAGAGCCGTGTGGTTATTTTTGCTGCTGGCACAGGCAATCCCTATTTTTCGACCGATACAGCCGCCGTCCTGCGTGCGATGGAGATCAGCGCACAAGTGATTATGAAGGGAACGAAAGTTGACGGCATCTATGATGCCGATCCGGTGACTACTCCGTCGGCCAAAAAGTATGAGAGGATTTCATTTCTGTCCATCCTCAATCAGAAGCTCAAGGTGATGGATTCCACGGCGATCAGCCTCTGTATGGACAATAAATTGCCTCTCATCGTATTCAACCTGAAAGTCAAAGGCAACTTTAAACGCGTGGCATTAGGCGAGCAGCTCGGAACCTTGGTTACGAGCTGCGATCACTAA
- a CDS encoding ribosome recycling factor — MSNAAQVRQAFLSQMDQALEHLRKDLSGLRTGRASVALLDGIRVDYYGTITPLKQIASVSTPEARLITIQPWEPKLIKEIEKSISNSGLGVTPSNDGKVIRVPLPPLTEERRKDLTKICKKHGEETKVQIRGFRRDANEELKKLQKGATLTEDELRKAEQETQKLIEQYGQKIDDVIKKKEQEIMEV, encoded by the coding sequence ATGTCCAATGCAGCCCAAGTTCGGCAAGCATTCCTCTCACAGATGGATCAGGCTCTTGAACACTTGCGAAAAGACTTGTCCGGTCTCCGAACGGGGCGGGCTTCCGTCGCCTTGCTCGACGGCATTCGCGTTGACTACTACGGAACCATAACCCCGCTGAAACAGATCGCCAGCGTCTCGACCCCCGAAGCACGGCTCATCACCATTCAACCCTGGGAACCGAAACTGATCAAAGAGATTGAAAAATCCATATCCAATTCAGGGTTGGGTGTGACACCGTCCAACGACGGCAAGGTGATCCGAGTCCCGCTCCCTCCCCTAACGGAGGAACGCCGCAAGGATCTGACAAAGATCTGTAAAAAGCATGGTGAGGAGACGAAAGTCCAGATCAGAGGTTTTCGGCGAGATGCGAACGAAGAGCTCAAGAAACTCCAAAAAGGTGCCACACTCACCGAGGATGAACTGCGGAAGGCCGAGCAAGAAACCCAGAAACTGATTGAGCAATATGGTCAGAAAATCGATGACGTGATCAAGAAAAAGGAACAGGAAATCATGGAAGTCTGA
- the alr gene encoding alanine racemase — protein MRITPPFLPTVATVDLTALTHNLSQFRQILSPGCDVMAVVKANAYGHGAIETSRTLIQHGVTRLAVFSTEEGMALRQAGITVPIVVLGPVFQEQFGDIFASHLTPVISDPSVLMALSQAAASREVVCSIHLKIETGMGRLGLTQDELVALIRSHKFPPSLHVEGLMTHLADADGSTADATEEQIRRFQDALKIVQNGGFHVSLIHVSNSCGAVRFPSAHFSLVRPGIMLYGYHTLPSTVEDPDLRPVLSLKTHIAQLRTIQPESTVSYNGTFTARRPTRIAVLPIGYANGLSRRLSNRGAVLIRGRRAPIAGLVCMDMVMVDVTEIPGTAVGDETILIGRQGNDEITASEIAKWTDTIPYEVLCAISPKIPRLYLSS, from the coding sequence GTGCGGATTACGCCACCCTTCCTCCCAACCGTCGCCACCGTCGACCTGACGGCACTCACACACAATCTCTCCCAATTTCGCCAGATTCTCTCCCCCGGATGCGACGTCATGGCAGTCGTTAAGGCCAACGCCTATGGTCATGGCGCAATCGAAACGTCACGGACATTGATACAGCATGGTGTCACCCGCCTGGCCGTCTTCTCGACGGAAGAAGGCATGGCGCTTCGGCAAGCCGGCATCACGGTGCCGATCGTTGTCTTAGGGCCGGTCTTTCAAGAACAATTCGGTGATATTTTCGCTTCCCATCTCACCCCTGTGATAAGCGATCCTTCCGTACTCATGGCACTGTCGCAGGCCGCGGCATCGCGTGAGGTTGTCTGCTCGATCCATCTCAAAATCGAGACAGGCATGGGTCGGCTGGGTCTGACGCAGGACGAGCTGGTGGCACTCATCCGCTCACACAAGTTTCCTCCCTCCCTCCACGTAGAAGGACTCATGACCCATCTGGCTGATGCTGACGGATCCACTGCTGACGCGACCGAAGAACAAATCCGTCGCTTCCAGGACGCGCTGAAAATCGTTCAGAACGGAGGGTTCCACGTTTCTCTCATTCATGTGTCCAATAGTTGTGGAGCGGTTCGTTTCCCATCGGCACACTTTTCCCTTGTACGACCCGGCATCATGTTATACGGATACCACACCCTTCCCAGCACGGTTGAGGATCCTGATCTCAGGCCAGTACTCTCACTGAAGACCCATATCGCCCAGCTCCGGACTATCCAACCAGAATCAACGGTCAGCTACAATGGGACCTTCACCGCAAGACGCCCCACACGCATTGCCGTGCTCCCGATCGGCTATGCCAATGGCTTGAGCCGACGGCTTTCAAATCGTGGCGCTGTGCTCATTCGAGGACGACGAGCCCCCATCGCGGGATTGGTCTGTATGGATATGGTGATGGTGGATGTCACTGAAATCCCTGGTACCGCCGTGGGTGATGAGACGATACTCATTGGGCGCCAGGGAAATGACGAAATTACGGCCTCCGAAATTGCCAAGTGGACGGATACGATTCCCTACGAAGTCCTGTGCGCAATCAGTCCCAAGATTCCTCGACTCTACCTCTCCTCCTGA
- a CDS encoding long-chain fatty acid transporter, which produces MLGQCHCGLVQKTRRLFPLRQFIISGFSLLLILFSATWCSSPAFAQIPRIQGQGAAASGMGNAFAAQADNPSALHYNPAGMTQLRGVQIMAGGLLVGGPLSHRSPDGTTTAGDHDGVVAWPPPAHTYVTANLQGLGIPLLDKLTVGVGVTTPFGSATRWPSTSPFSATTIFSALPLFDIKPTFAYQLLPDLSIGAGIDIYTFSSLFGEGHAEFQRILPPGNRVEVNGKDTALGFNIGTLYTALRNADGLPIVNVAVVYRSQATLHLDGVWLNNGVKFQDTTTTLVLPQVITGGIAVWPVRNAEHEWKLELNVDYIGWKSVRNLDLRRRDGTVILEQPQNWKSTYAILVGTEYRWLKMDRLPGWEVAVRGGYSNLQTQVPDATFNPAIPSADLHIISTGVGLLCRGNGSLFGLISCGSLGIGSIKAKVVGVDLSYQVSLYEPRTISENAPSPAGVNGFYQNTAHAGGLSVRIGF; this is translated from the coding sequence ATGCTAGGTCAGTGCCACTGTGGGCTCGTCCAGAAGACTCGACGTCTGTTCCCATTGAGACAGTTCATCATAAGCGGATTCTCCCTGCTGCTGATTCTTTTCAGCGCCACCTGGTGCTCCTCACCGGCGTTTGCTCAGATTCCCCGCATCCAAGGACAGGGAGCAGCTGCGTCTGGGATGGGCAATGCCTTCGCGGCTCAGGCCGACAATCCATCTGCGTTGCATTACAACCCAGCTGGAATGACTCAGCTCCGTGGTGTGCAAATCATGGCAGGGGGACTCCTTGTCGGTGGCCCGCTCAGCCATAGAAGTCCGGACGGTACCACGACGGCTGGTGATCATGATGGCGTCGTTGCGTGGCCTCCCCCCGCCCATACCTATGTGACGGCAAATCTCCAAGGCCTTGGTATCCCTCTGCTTGATAAGCTCACGGTAGGGGTGGGGGTCACAACCCCGTTTGGTTCAGCGACGAGGTGGCCAAGTACGAGTCCTTTTAGTGCCACCACGATATTCAGCGCATTGCCGTTGTTCGATATCAAGCCGACGTTCGCGTATCAGCTTCTTCCGGATCTCTCGATTGGAGCAGGGATCGACATCTACACCTTTTCCAGTCTGTTCGGAGAGGGCCACGCCGAATTCCAACGAATCCTCCCCCCTGGGAATAGGGTTGAGGTGAATGGAAAAGATACCGCGCTTGGCTTTAACATCGGCACGTTATATACCGCATTGCGGAACGCAGATGGATTACCGATTGTGAACGTTGCCGTTGTCTACCGAAGTCAGGCCACGCTCCATTTGGATGGCGTGTGGTTGAATAACGGCGTGAAGTTTCAAGACACAACGACAACCTTGGTGCTGCCTCAAGTCATCACTGGTGGTATCGCAGTGTGGCCAGTCCGGAATGCTGAACACGAGTGGAAACTTGAACTGAATGTCGACTATATAGGCTGGAAATCGGTCAGAAACTTAGATCTTCGACGACGTGATGGAACGGTCATTCTTGAACAACCTCAAAACTGGAAAAGCACCTATGCCATTTTAGTGGGAACTGAGTATCGATGGCTAAAGATGGATCGATTGCCAGGGTGGGAAGTAGCCGTACGAGGCGGCTATTCGAATCTACAAACACAGGTCCCAGACGCCACGTTCAATCCCGCGATCCCGTCAGCCGATCTTCATATCATTTCGACGGGCGTCGGATTGCTCTGTAGGGGAAATGGATCGCTTTTCGGATTGATCTCCTGCGGCAGCCTTGGAATCGGCTCGATAAAGGCAAAAGTCGTCGGTGTGGACCTGTCGTACCAGGTGTCGCTCTACGAACCAAGAACCATTTCGGAGAATGCTCCGTCTCCAGCAGGAGTCAATGGGTTTTACCAAAACACTGCGCACGCAGGTGGGCTTTCTGTCCGCATCGGTTTCTAA